The Vicia villosa cultivar HV-30 ecotype Madison, WI linkage group LG1, Vvil1.0, whole genome shotgun sequence genome includes a region encoding these proteins:
- the LOC131645156 gene encoding potassium channel AKT2/3-like, which translates to MENNFSSYNSSSLNRKHHHHHHTSSSSFNLRNVSKLILPPLGAPKENQVYSKWIISPMDSRYRCWESFMVVLVAYSAWVYPFEVAFMHSSPNRKLYIVDNIVDFFFAIDIVMTFFVAFIDGTTHLLVRDSKKIVVRYLSTWFIMDVASTIPYEAIGFILTGKHKLGLPYFLLGMLRFWRIRRVKQFFTRLEKDIRFSYFWVRCARLLSVTLFSIHCAGCLYYMLADRYPHQGNTWIGAVIPNFRETSPRTRYISAIYWSITTMTTVGYGDLHAVNTMEMIFIIFYMLFNLGLTAYLIGNMTNLVVEGTRRTMEFRNSIEAASNFVCRNRLPPRLKEQILAYMCLRFKAERLNQHQLIEQLPKSICKSICQHLFFPTVEKVYLFQGVSKEILLSLVAKMNAEYIPPKEDVIMQNEAPDDVYIIVSGEVEIIDSVIEKERVLGTLIAGDMFGEVGALCCRSQSYTYRTKTLTQLLRLKTNALIEAMQIKKEDNILILKNFLQHYKQLKDLSIKDLMVENVEEEDPNMAVNLLTVAGTGNAAFLEELLRAGLDPDIGDSKGKTPLHIAASNGHEECVKVLLKHTCNIHIKDMNGNTALWYAIASKHYSIFRILYQLSALSDPYTAGNLLCLAAKRNDITVMNELLKQGLNIDSKDGHGTTAIQIAMTENLVDMVQLLVLNGADVANIHVHEFSAVTLNEMLQKREIGHLINVNETMPSEFVLKDENEEDQKQTWRRYNGVEFPRVSIYRGHPIVRREKGFIEAGKLIRLPDSLEKLKIIAGEKFEFDARDAMVTNEEGAEIDSIDVIRDNDKLFIVD; encoded by the exons ATGGAGAACAATTTCAGTTCATATAATTCTTCTAGCTTGAACAgaaaacatcatcatcatcatcacacatcatcttcatcattcaaTCTAAGGAATGTTTCAAAACTCATTCTTCCACCACTTGGTGCTCCTAAAGAGAATCAAGTTTACTCTAAATGGATCATTTCACCAATGGATTCTAGATACAG GTGTTGGGAGAGTTTTATGGTTGTTTTGGTAGCATATTCTGCATGGGTTTATCCCTTTGAAGTTGCTTTCATGCATTCTTCTCCAAATAGAAAACTCTATATTGTGGACAATATTGTTGATTTTTTCTTCGCCATTGATATTGTGATGACATTCTTTGTGGCATTCATTGATGGAACTACTCATCTACTGGTCAGAGATTCCAAGAAAATTGTTGTCAG gtACTTGTCAACATGGTTCATAATGGATGTGGCATCAACAATACCCTATGAAGCAATAGGCTTCATTTTAACTGGCAAACACAAACTAGGCCTCCCTTACTTCCTCTTGGGAATGCTCAGATTTTGGAGAATCAGACGTGTCAAACAATTCTTCACAAGGCTTGAAAAAGACATCAGATTCAGCTATTTTTGGGTCAGATGTGCTAGGCTTCTTTCTGTCACACTTTTCTCAATTCACTGTGCTGGATGTCTCTATTACATGCTAGCTGATAGGTATCCTCATCAAGGCAATACATGGATTGGAGCTGTCATTCCAAATTTCAGAGAGACTAGTCCTAGAACAAGATACATTTCAGCCATATACTGGTCCATCACGACGATGACTACCGTTGGTTACGGCGATCTTCACGCTGTCAACACCATGGAAatgattttcattattttttatatgctCTTCAATCTTGGACTAACCGCTTACTTAATCGGTAACATGACGAATCTTGTAGTTGAAGGAACTCGCCGCACAATGGAATTC AGAAATAGCATTGAAGCAGCATCGAACTTTGTGTGCCGAAATAGGCTGCCTCcgaggctaaaagaacaaatccTTGCTTACATGTGTTTGAGATTTAAGGCGGAGAGATTGAATCAACATCAGCTAATCGAACAGCTTCCGAAATCAATTTGCAAAAGCATTTGCCAGCATTTGTTTTTTCCAACTGTGGAGAAAGTCTATCTCTTCCAAGGCGTCTCGAAAGAGATCCTTTTGTCCCTA GTTGCGAAAATGAATGCGGAATACATACCGCCGAAAGAGGATGTTATAATGCAAAATGAAGCGCCGGACGATGTTTACATCATAGTGTCGGGAGAAGTAGAGATCATTGATAGTGTGATAGAGAAAGAGAGAGTTTTAGGGACTCTAATAGCAGGAGACATGTTTGGAGAAGTTGGTGCACTTTGTTGTAGGTCTCAAAGCTATACATATAGAACCAAGACTCTTACACAGCTTCTGAGGTTGAAAACCAATGCTCTTATAGAAGCAATGCAGATCAAAAAAGAAGATAATATTCTAATACTAAAAAATTTCCTTCAG CATTATAAGCAGCTTAAGGATTTGAGTATCAAAGATTTAATGGTGGAGAATGTGGAAGAAGAGGATCCTAACATGGCTGTGAATTTGTTAACTGTGGCTGGCACAGGTAATGCTGCTTTTCTTGAGGAGCTTCTAAGAGCTGGTTTGGATCCTGATATTGGTGACTCAAAAGGAAAAACTCCATTG CATATAGCAGCATCAAATGGACATGAAGAGTGTGTGAAAGTTTTGCTCAAACATACATGCAACATTCATATAAAAG ATATGAATGGTAACACTGCACTATGGTATGCAATAGCCTCAAAGCATTACTCAATCTTCAGAATCCTCTATCAGCTATCTGCACTCTCCGATCCATACACGGCAGGGAATCTTCTATGTCTAGCAGCGAAAAGAAACGATATAACTGTGATGAACGAGCTTCTAAAGCAAGGACTAAACATTGACTCGAAAGATGGACACGGAACAACGGCTATCCAAATCGCCATGACAGAAAATCTAGTTGACATGGTTCAGTTACTTGTCCTGAACGGCGCAGATGTTGCTAATATACATGTTCATGAATTTTCTGCGGTCACCTTAAATGAAATGCTGCAGAAACGGGAAATTGGGCATTTAATTAATGTGAATGAGACAATGCCTAGTGAATTTGTATTAAaagatgaaaatgaagaagatcagaaACAAACTTGGAGAAGATATAATGGAGTAGAGTTTCCGAGAGTAAGTATATATAGAGGTCACCCAATAGTGAGAAGAGAAAAAGGTTTCATTGAAGCCGGAAAGTTAATAAGGTTGCCTGATTCATTAGAAAAGCTCAAAATTATCGCAG GTGAAAAGTTTGAGTTTGATGCAAGAGATGCAATGGTGACAAATGAAGAAGGAGCAGAAATAGATAGTATTGATGTGATAAGAGATAATGATAAGCTTTTTATCGTTGATTAG